DNA sequence from the Actinomycetes bacterium genome:
CGGGTACCCCGGTCACGCCTTGGGCGATCACGGCCAACTCCCGCGTCGAGGCGTAGTGGCCCCCCACGAGGTAGTTCTCCCCGGTGCGGCCCTCCGTCTCGGCTGATAGAAGGGCGGCCACGACGTCTCGGACATCGACCCAGTCGAATCCACCCGCCACTGTCGCCGGCAGCCGACCGGCCGCCAACGCCAGGAAGAAACGACCCATCCGGCTCGGTTGCTCGTCGCGCGGTCCGATCACACCTTTTGGATTGACGACCACCGCATCCAGACCCGCAGCAACGACGCGTTGTAGTTGTGCCTCACCTGCGGCCTTGGAACGGTCGTAGGCCGGGAGTCGCCGATCCAGCGAGCGGGGCGACCCCTCATCTACGCTCCGGCCTCGCATGGAGAACAGGTCGAAGGCGTGCACCGAGCTGCAGTGCACCAGCCGTCGGACGGCCGCTCGCAAGGCGGCCTCCGCGACAGTCCGGACCCCGTGGATGTTGACGTCCTCGACCAGACCACCCATCGATCCCGCCACGGAGATCACCGCCGCCAGGTGGAAGACCGTGTCGACACCAGCCAGCGCTGAGGACATGGCGACGGGATCGCGGACGTCCGCCGACACGAAACGGGCACCCTGTTGGACAGGCGCGGTCGGTTCGCGAAGGTCGACGACGCGCACCTGTCGGCCCTGCGCGAGCAACTCCCTGACCAGGTTGACGCCGATGTGCCCGGCAGCCCCCGTCACCACACAGACCATGCATCCACACTGCCACCAGGCATCCAGGGACGCCCGCCATCCTTGGGCGGGGCTTCCTTGCCGTCGACTCGTCCCCGACGCCCGAACAGAAGTAGCCGGATCTTCGCCGCACACAACGGCATTCCTGACGGAGCTCGGTGAGTCAAGGGGTTGCCGGTGCTTGGTTCGGGTGGTGCGGCTGCGTTTTGGGTGCGTCGGTCCGGGGGCGGTGTCAACACGCAGCGCCCGCAGCCCCGTAGGGG
Encoded proteins:
- a CDS encoding NAD-dependent epimerase/dehydratase family protein, which gives rise to MTGAAGHIGVNLVRELLAQGRQVRVVDLREPTAPVQQGARFVSADVRDPVAMSSALAGVDTVFHLAAVISVAGSMGGLVEDVNIHGVRTVAEAALRAAVRRLVHCSSVHAFDLFSMRGRSVDEGSPRSLDRRLPAYDRSKAAGEAQLQRVVAAGLDAVVVNPKGVIGPRDEQPSRMGRFFLALAAGRLPATVAGGFDWVDVRDVVAALLSAETEGRTGENYLVGGHYASTRELAVIAQGVTGVPAPRFGVPLWFAQMWSPAATLVSRTGEHPLLYSRDTLHALASAPRVDSSKAERELGYHARSTQSTVADLYASFAESGGPGDRPPN